Proteins encoded within one genomic window of Episyrphus balteatus chromosome 1, idEpiBalt1.1, whole genome shotgun sequence:
- the LOC129910219 gene encoding uncharacterized protein LOC129910219, with the protein MLLVISHKAIPTRQILGKDLYCNTYHVVQCGSHGRKTPSSSARKRLSFRFDITKPGPSRENSKRALFQSPAKQQRTQAAVLKPSVKPEIANRVEKSKRALFSPDKPSQSSLSEFRSFSQASQSSIFGGNLEFSTTLKRKRTDDDLDATQNSKKIFRQETQSLTPRSLKIKSQSFCVAAGSTNVMSSSTNKLQSKNTINTSNVNLSKNSNGRPIMKAFSDTTFNTSNLLTENHRKKLLWAVSQALQSKQINVTHVNFKQFASVLARVVKRIFQEYFMKINSSTSDTMLRLAKKYVCNVISGKSADEIYIFAKSKIEEERKISSSRLTGYIAPDEFEIRKLVMTQTSLCSFENSMDSFALSQSSSITQPAHNIKNIEDILMESKSAIKLNIQPNSSLQNSSSKNNLDGIALRENVDCEQRWSAQKCFTGIDQQNVSPYANPTVRSSGQTLSFKSSLYDLNNSAAKAKRQISFDSL; encoded by the exons GTCGCAAAACTCCTTCATCGTCTGCAAGAAAACGCCTTTCATTTCGGTTCGATATAACAAAGCCGGGCCCTTCGAGAGAAAATTCCAAACGAGCACTTTTCCAGAGTCCTGCGAAACAACAAAGAACACAGGCTGCCGTTCTCAAACCATCCGTGAAGCCAGAAATAGCTAATCGTGTAGAGAAATCAAAGCGAGCTTTGTTTTCTCCAGATAAACCTTCTCAAAGTTCTTTAagtgaatttcgtagttttagTCAAGCTTCACAATCGAGTATTTTTGGTGgaaatttagaattttcaaCAACGCTTAAAAGAAAGCGTACTGATGATGATCTCGATGCCAcacaaaacagtaaaaaaatcttCCGTCAAGAAACTCAAAGTTTGACTCCACgttcacttaaaataaaaagccAAAGTTTTTGTGTTGCGGCTGGTTCCACAAACGTTATGAGCAGCAGCACTAATAAGTTGCAAAGCAAAAATACCATTAATACATCGAATGTTAACCTATCTAAAAACAGTAATGGAAGGCCAATAATGAAAGCTTTTTCTGATACAACATTTAACACTTCTAACCTGTTAACGGAAAACCATCGAAAg AAATTACTATGGGCAGTCTCACAAGCCTTGCAGTCAAAGCAAATAAATGTTACACATGTAAATTTTAAACAGTTCGCTTCGGTCTTGGCCAGAGTTGTAAAAAGGATATTTCaagagtattttatgaaaataaattccaGCACCAGTGATACCATGCTAAG attggCGAAAAAATATGTCTGCAATGTGATTTCCGGAAAGAGTGCCgatgaaatatatatatttgcaaAGTCTAAAATAGAAGAAGAAAGGAAAATTTCTTCTTCAAGATTAACTGGTTATATTGCACCCGACGAATTCGAAATCCGTAAGTTAGTAATGACTCAAACCAGTCTGTGCAGTTTTGAGAATTCAATGGACTCGTTTGCATTAAGTCAAAGCTCATCAATAACCCAACCCGCccataatatcaaaaatatcGAAGATATATTGATGGAATCAAAAAGTGCAATTAAGTTGAATATTCAACCGAATTCTAGTTTGCAAAATAGTTCCTCTAAAAATAACCTCGATGGAATAGCTCTTAGGGAGAACGTGGATTGCGAGCAACGTTGGTCcgcacaaaaatgttttacgGGAATTGATCAACAAAACGTTAGCCCTTATGCAAATCCAACAGTTCGATCGTCCGGACAAACATTATCATTTAAAAGCAGCTTGTATGATCTTAATAATAGCGCTGCCAAAGCAAAAAGGCAAATATCGTTTGATAGTTTATAa